The following are encoded in a window of Sphaeramia orbicularis chromosome 20, fSphaOr1.1, whole genome shotgun sequence genomic DNA:
- the LOC115411720 gene encoding girdin-like encodes MRHHKFPAVFLVFLLGLNWTWAQEKNERNDEVKLAEETDVQPEINENNISPDIWDELKELRDMVIKQEVDLSYSKRKIESLEQETTAQTAAMLTLQTRMTATENVNAAQAGELLTLLTRLTATESKNSVLEARLSTSETEVEQLKTENAAQAAELLTLQTRLENVESENTVLEIRLNSSDTKVEELKRENADLVVRITASENSITALETRSRYSETQIEELKRENADRPKVAFSLSLTDERIIGPFDNELTLKFSKVFTNFGLAYNSTTGIFTAPVRGVYYLRFTTWKLPGSDELLGVRVYHNDKRVMWNDQKGDSLVQGIIANALVLQLEKGDEVYLTLPAGCYMFDNYNNHTTFSGFLLFPV; translated from the exons ATGAGACACCACAAATTTCCTGCTGTttttctggtttttctgctcggtCTAAACTGGACATGGGCTCAAGAAAAGAATGAAAGGAATGATGAAGTGAAATTAGCAGAAGAAACTGATGTACAGCCTGAGATTAATGAGAACAACATCAGCCCTGACATCTGGGATGAGCTGAAGGAGCTGAGAGACATGGTGATAAAACAAGAGGTGGATCTGAGTTACAGCAAGAGGAAGATAGAGAGCCTGGAGCAAGAGACAACCG CTCAAACAGCAGCTATGTTGACCTTACAGACCAGAATGACGGCCACGGAAAACGTGAATGCAG CTCAGGCAGGAGAACTGTTGACCTTACTGACCAGACTGACAGCTACTGAAAGCAAAAACTCAG TATTGGAGGCCAGATTAAGCACCAGTGAAACTGAGGTGGAACAACTCAAGACAGAGAATGCAG CTCAGGCAGCAGAACTGTTGACCTTACAGACCAGACTGGAGAATGTTGAAAGTGAGAACACAG TACTGGAAATCAGACTAAACTCCAGTGACACTAAGGTGGAAGAACTGAAGAGAGAAAATGCAG ATCTGGTGGTGAGAATAACAGCAAGTGAAAACAGTATCACAG CTTTGGAAACCAGATCAAGATACAGTGAAACTCAAATAGAAGAGCTAAAGAGAGAGAATGCAG ACCGTCCAAAGGTGGCGTTCTCTCTCAGTCTAACTGATGAAAGAATCATCGGTCCGTTTGATAATGAGCTGACTCTGAAGTTCAGTAAAGTCTTCACCAACTTTGGCCTGGCCTACAATTCAACTACAG GTATCTTCACTGCTCCAGTGCGAGGTGTTTACTACTTAAGATTCACTACATGGAAACTCCCTGGATCCGATGAACTGCTGGGTGTTCGGGTCTATCACAATGACAAGAGAGTGATGTGGAATGATCAAAAGGGAGACAGTCTGGTCCAAGGTATTATAGCAAATGCACTGGTTCTTCAGCTGGAAAAGGGGGATGAGGTCTACCTGACCCTACCTGCAGGTTGTTATATGTTTGATAATTATAACAATCATACTACCTTCAGTGGATTCCTGCTGTTTCCTGTGTAA
- the pdia4 gene encoding LOW QUALITY PROTEIN: protein disulfide-isomerase A4 (The sequence of the model RefSeq protein was modified relative to this genomic sequence to represent the inferred CDS: inserted 1 base in 1 codon), whose product MRKLALLLIVLLGVALFATVSRCEDDVTEDKEEADEEDSDDEDDDDDDGDDDDDDTEVKEENGVVILTDSNYDTFINGKDTVLIEFYAPWCGHCKKFAPEYEKIAQTLKENDPPISVAKVDATVATDLASRFEVSGYPTIKILKNGEPVDYDGDRTESAIVERVKEVAQPDWKPPPEATLVLTKDXFDETVNNADIILVEFYAPWCGHCKRLAPEYEKAAKELSQRSPPIPLAKVDATVENDIASRFEVTGYPTLKIFRKGKVFDYNGPREKYGIVDYMGEQAGPPSKQVQAVKQVQELIKDGDDAVIVGVFSTEQDAAFEIYIEACNALREDFTFRHTFSTEVAKMLKASPGQVVIVQPEKFRSKYEKASNTLTVKDSTSVSEVQEFFKKHVVPLVGHRKPSNDAKRYTKRPLVVVYYGVDFSFDYRKATQFWRSKVLEVAKDFPEYAFAIADEEDYADELKSLGLSESGEEVNVGILGDGGKKFAMEPEELDSEVLRDFVVAFKKGKLKPIIKSQPVPKNNKGPVKVVVGKTFDEIVMDTQKDVLIEFYAPWCGHCKKMEPDYLSLGKMYKGEKNLVIAKMDATANDVPNDSYKVEGFPTIYFSPSNNKQNPVKFEGGDRTVEGLSKFVEKHATKLSQTRDEL is encoded by the exons ATGAGAAAGCTTGCTCTGCTCCTGATAGTGCTACTCGGCGTTGCACTTTTTGCAACTGTCAGCAGGTGCGAAGATG ATGTTACCGAGGACAAGGAGGAGGCTGATGAAGAAGAcagtgatgatgaggatgatgacgatgatgatggtgatgatgatgatgatgacacagAGGTGAAGGAAGAGAACGGAGTGGTGATCCTCACCGACAGCAACTACGACACTTTCATCAACGGCAAAGACACAGTGTTGATTGAGTTTTACGCTCCATG GTGTGGCCACTGCAAAAAGTTTGCCCCGGAATATGAGAAAATCGCTCAGACTCTAAAGGAGAACGACCCACCTATATCTGTCGCTAAAGTAGATGCAACAGTCGCCACTGACTTGGCCAGTAGGTTTGAAGTGTCAGGATATCCCACCATCAAGATCTTAAAGAATGGGGAGCCTGTGGACTACGATGGGGACAGAACCGAAAGTG ccaTTGTGGAGCGGGTGAAGGAGGTCGCCCAACCAGATTGGAAGCCCCCTCCTGAGGCCACTCTGGTTCTGACCAAAG AATTTGATGAGACCGTTAACAACGCAGACATCATCCTAGTGGAGTTCTATGCTCCTTG GTGTGGACACTGTAAGCGTTTAGCTCCAGAATACGAGAAGGCCGCCAAAGAGTTGAGCCAGCGTTCTCCTCCCATCCCCCTTGCTAAGGTGGATGCCACAGTGGAGAATGACATCGCCTCACGATTTGAAGTTACAGGCTATCCCACCCTCAAGATCTTCAGGAAAGGAAAGGTTTTTGACTACAACGGACCCAGAGAGAAATACG GTATTGTTGACTACATGGGTGAGCAGGCCGGACCTCCTTCCAAGCAGGTCCAGGCTGTAAAGCAGGTGCAGGAGCTCATAAAGGATGGTGATGATGCTGTCATAGTTGGTGTGTTCTCTACTGAGCAAGATGCAGCTTTTGAGATCTACATTGAGGCCT GTAATGCACTGAGGGAGGACTTCACCTTCCGTCACACCTTCAGCACTGAAGTGGCCAAAATGCTGAAGGCTTCACCTGGTCAGGTTGTCATCGTTCAGCCAGAGAAGTTCCGCTCCAAGTATGAAAAAGCATCAAACACTCTCACAGTGAAG GATTCAACATCTGTGTCAGAAGTGCAGGAGTTTTTCAAAAAGCATGTGGTTCCTCTGGTGGGCCACAGGAAGCCCAGCAATGATGCTAAACGGTACACGAAAAGGCCTCTGGTGGTTGTGTACTATGGGGTTGACTTCAGCTTTGACTACAGGAAAG CTACTCAGTTCTGGAGGTCCAAGGTGCTGGAGGTGGCCAAGGACTTCCCAGAGTATGCCTTCGCCATCGCTGATGAGGAGGACTACGCAGATGAGCTGAAGAGCCTGGGTCTGAGTGAGAGTGGGGAGGAAGTAAATGTGGGAATTCTGGGAGACGGAGGAAAAAAGTTTGCCATGGAGCCTGAGGAGCTGGACTCGGAGGTGCTGCGAGACTTTGTTGTGGCCTTTAAGAAAG GGAAGCTGAAGCCCATCATCAAGTCCCAGCCTGTGCCAAAGAATAACAAAGGACCAGTAAAGGTTGTAGTAGGAAAGACCTTTGATGAGATCGTCATGGATACTCAGAAGGACGTCCTGATTGAGTTTTATGCTCCCTGGTGCGGCCACTGTAAGAAGATGGAGCCTGACTACCTGTCTCTGGGCAAGATGTACAAGGGGGAGAAGAACCTCGTTATTGCCAAGATGGACGCCACAGCCAATGATGTGCCAAACGACAGCTATAAAGTGGAAGGCTTCCCCACGATATACTTTTCTCCAAGCAACAACAAGCAGAACCCTGTCAAATTTGAAGGCGGAGACAGAACAGTCGAGGGGCTTAGCAAGTTTGTAGAAAAGCACGCCACAAAGCTGTCACAGACGAGAGACGAACTTTGA
- the si:ch211-217a12.1 gene encoding alanine aminotransferase 2-like, translating to MSQEAVNGVPCRGKVLTLDTMNPNVKRVEYAVRGPIVQRAVQIEKELREGAKKPFTEVIKANIGDAHAMGQKPVTFLRQVLALCSYPELLEDNKFPEDAKKRARRILGACGGQSIGAYSASQGIECVRQDVARYIEKRDGGIPSNPDNIYLSTGASDAIVTMLKLLVCGEGRGRTGVMISIPQYPLYSAALADLGAVQINYYLDEDKCWSLDIKELRRAVTEARQHCNPRVLCIINPGNPTGQVQSRQCIEDVIRFAKEEHLFLMADEVYQDNVYAEGCAFHSFKKVLFEMGPEYSSTVEMASFHSTSKCYMGECGFRGGYMEVINLDPEVKAQLIKLVSVRLCPPVPGQALLDLVVNPPQPDEPSHTTFMKERTAVLAALAEKARLTEQVFNTVPGITCNPVQGAMYTFPRITLPQKAIDKAKEAGQVPDMFYCMRLLEEEGICLVPGSGFGQREGTFHFRMTILPPTEKLKIVLQKIRDFHQRFTQEFS from the exons ATGTCCCAGGAAGCGGTGAACGGGGTCCCATGCCGGGGCAAAGTActcactttggacaccatgaaccCCAATGTGAAGCGGGTCGAGTACGCGGTGCGAGGTCCCATAGTGCAGCGGGCCGTGCAGATAGAGAAGGAGCTCAGAGAG GGAGCCAAGAAACCTTTCACGGAAGTCATCAAAGCTAACATTGGTGACGCTCATGCCATGGGCCAGAAACCAGTTACATTTCTCAGACAG GTCCTCGCTCTCTGTTCTTACCCTGAACTCCTGGAGGACAATAAGTTCCCAGAGGATGCCAAGAAAAGAGCTCGGCGTATTCTTGGGGCTTGCGGAGGCCAAAGTATAG GGGCCTACAGTGCTAGCCAGGGCATTGAGTGTGTCCGTCAGGATGTGGCTCGCTACATAGAGAAAAGAGACGGTGGAATCCCCTCCAACCCTGACAACATCTACCTGTCCACCGGTGCCAGTGATGCTATTGTG ACCATGCTGAAGCTGCTGGTGTGCGGTGAGGGTCGTGGCCGTACAGGGGTGATGATCTCAATCCCTCAGTACCCTCTGTACTCTGCAGCGCTGGCAGACCTGGGTGCTGTGCAGATTAATTACTACCTTGATGAGGACAAATGTTGGAGCCTGGACATCAAAGAGCTGAGGAGAGCTGTCACTGAAGCCAGGCAACACTGTAACCCCCGCGTCCTCTGCATCATCAACCCTGGGAACCCCACTG GTCAGGTCCAGAGCAGACAGTGCATTGAAGATGTGATCCGATTTGCTAAAGAGGAGCATCTCTTCCTCATGGCAGATGAG GTCTATCAGGATAATGTGTATGCAGAGGGCTGCGCATTTCACTCCTTTAAAAAGGTTTTATTTGAGATGGGACCAGAGTACTCATCCACAGTGGAGATGGCCTCATTCCACTCCACCTCCAAGTGCTACATGGGAGA GTGTGGATTCCGTGGAGGCTACATGGAGGTGATTAATTTGGACCCTGAGGTGAAGGCCCAGCTCATCAAGCTGGTTTCAGTGCGTTTGTGTCCTCCAGTTCCCGGACAGGCTCTCCTGGACTTGGTGGTTAACCCTCCGCAGCCCGATGAGCCTTCCCACACCACATTTATGAAG GAGCGGACAGCAGTGCTGGCAGCTTTGGCGGAGAAGGCCAGGCTAACAgagcaggtgtttaacacagtgCCTGGTATCACCTGTAACCCAGTCCAGGGAGCCATGTACACGTTCCCTCGCATCACCCTACCTCAGAAGGCTATTGACAAGGCCAAG GAGGCAGGTCAGGTTCCAGACATGTTCTACTGTATGAGGCTGCTGGAGGAGGAGGGGATCTGCCTGGTGCCGGGTAGCGGCTTCGGACAGAGAGAGGGAACCTTCCACTTCAG GATGACCATCTTGCCCCCCACTGAGAAGCTGAAGATCGTCTTACAGAAGATCCGTGACTTCCACCAGCGTTTCACACAGGAGTTTTCCTAA
- the ppp1r16a gene encoding protein phosphatase 1 regulatory subunit 16A: MAADHGELLAEMATVGRLSATERLKHAQKRRAQQLKAWAQMEKDAARGSRAKADKKKPRTSKVKFSNAITLLDAAARNDVQEVRELLNSGVSPDLFNEDGLTALHQCCIDDFVEIVQCLLDAGACVNACDSELWTPLHAAATCGHTGLVQLLIQAGADLLAVNADGNMPYDLCEDEATLELLEMVMAEHGITQDRIDECRGAKEKVMLADIQPLFQSGADLNAQDDNGATLLHIASANGYMTVAEQLLEHGAQVEVKDSDGWTPLHAAACWGQIQIVELLVAHGANLNAKSSLDETPVDVCMDEEVRAKLMDLKHKHDAIMKSQDRQKGTLQRRASSTGSRGKVVRRVSVNERSSLYRREHHKEAMVWQERGRQPEPQDDDEDRQTDNELHLQAMIAGGAVSRLEELEAADRKIMSSIGNGETSVSLASSVPGEVWSSGGIMDRSASYQLSSASEAALVPGSAEGDGTDGMSKEKSHHTLADLKRQRAAAKLNKYPAPQPPLPPPLEEEPPATPGDATTREEPQQTPSIEQAASPSQVYFTPASGDPPLLKLRAPEEEQSNNKEPCCGLM; this comes from the exons ATGGCAGCAGATCACGGTGAGCTGTTGGCTGAGATGGCCACGGTCGGTCGTTTGAGCGCCACTGAACGCCTGAAGCATGCCCAGAAGCGGCGGGCGCAGCAGTTGAAGGCTTGGGCGCAGATGGAAAAGGATGCAGCGCGAGGATCAAGGGCTAAGGCAGATAAGAAAAAGCCACGTACATCCAAAGTGAAATTCTCCAATGCCATAACCCTGCTAGATGCAGCTGCACGCAATGACGTGCAAGAAG TGAGGGAACTGCTTAACAGCGGCGTCAGCCCAGATTTGTTCAATGAGGACGGACTGACAGCCTTACATCAG TGCTGTATTGATGACTTTGTGGAGATAGTGCAGTGCCTGCTGGATGCTGGTGCATGTGTGAATGCCTGTGACAGTGAGCTGTGGACGCCACTGCACGCTGCTGCCACCTGTGGACACACAGGTCTGGTGCAGCTCCTGATTCAGGC TGGAGCTGACTTGCTGGCAGTAAATGCTGACGGCAACATGCCCTATGACCTCTGTGAGGACGAGGCCACCCTTGAGCTGCTGGAGATGGTTATGGCTGAACACG GGATAACTCAGGACCGTATAGATGAATGCCGAGGGGCTAAAGAGAAGGTTATGCTGGCTGACATTCAGCCACTGTTCCAAAGCGGAGCAGACCTAAATGCTCAGGATGATAATGGAGCAACACTG CTCCATATAGCATCTGCTAATGGATATATGACTGTGGCGGAGCAGCTGCTGGAGCACGGAGCTCAGGTTGAAGTGAAGGACTCTGATGGATGGACGCCGCTCCATGCTGCCGCCTGCTGGGGACAG ATCCAAATTGTGGAACTGCTGGTGGCCCATGGAGCAAATTTAAATGCAAAGTCTTCTCTAGATGAGACGCCCGTGG ACGTATGTATGGATGAGGAAGTTCGAGCCAAACTGATGGACCTGAAGCACAAACACGATGCCATCATGAAGAGCCAGGATCGACAGAAGGGAACACTGCAGAGACGAGCATCTAGTACTGGCAGCAGAGG GAAGGTGGTGCGTCGGGTCAGTGTGAATGAACGCTCCAGTCTGTACCGACGCGAGCACCATAAGGAGGCCATGGTGTGGCAGGAGCGGGGAAGACAGCCAGAGCCACAAGACGACgatgaggacagacagacagacaatgagCTACACCTGCAAGCCATG ATTGCTGGTGGAGCCGTATCACGTTTAGAAGAACTGGAGGCTGCAGACAGAAAAATCATGTCAAGCATAGGGAATGGGGAGACATCTGTTTCTCTGGCCTCCTCTGTGCCAGGTGAGGTGTGGAGCAGTGGAGGGATCATGGATCGGAGCGCTTCCTACCAGCTCAGCTCTGCCTCTGAAGCCGCTTTAGTGCCTGGGTCTGCAGAGGGTGATGGCACAGACGGTATGAGTAAAGAGAAGTCTCACCACACTTTAGCTGACCTGAAACGACAGAGGGCAGCTGCCAAGCTCAACAAGTATCCAGCCCCCCAGCCCCCCCTGCCCCCTCCCCTAGAGGAAGAGCCTCCTGCTACACCAGGGGATGCTACAACTCGTGAGGAGCCCCAGCAGACACCCAGTATAGAGCAGGCAGCCTCCCCCAGCCAGGTGTACTTCACCCCTGCCAGCGGAGATCCTCCGCTGCTGAAACTCCGAGCCCCTGAAGAGGAACAGTCGAACAATAAGGAGCCTTGCTGTGGACTCATGTAG